The proteins below are encoded in one region of Limnochorda pilosa:
- a CDS encoding TRAP transporter large permease, translating into MSVETLSLVMFGGLLLVLATGLPLAWVTGGLAAGLIGLVWSPDALAVIPQRMWGQMAQYLLAAIPLFIFMASMLEKAGLIEDIFEVAYKWIGWVPGGLAIATVVASTLLGAMVGVIGASVVTMGLIAMPTMLRRGYSSTLSMGSVMAGGTLGILIPPSILAIMYALLANQSVGELYLGSVLPGLLLSGLYSLFILVYAWMRPGLAPRLSREELPGLRDRLRLLGGIWAPLLLVFLVLGTIFLGIAAPTEAAAVGASGAIAVAALHRKLSWATLRDALEQTARSTAMVLWIVFGASAFVAFYVASGGDAFVRDLLLGMGLSPTGILIVMMGILILLGMFLDWVGILYLAVPIFLPIIHELGFNPLWFGVVYLVNMQIAFLSPPFGYALFYLRGISPENQMGTIYRSALPFLAIQVVGLIVVILVPQLATWLPGLVYGK; encoded by the coding sequence ATGAGCGTCGAGACCCTGAGCCTCGTCATGTTCGGCGGGCTCTTGCTGGTGCTGGCCACGGGGTTGCCCCTGGCCTGGGTGACGGGCGGGCTTGCCGCAGGTTTGATCGGGCTTGTTTGGAGCCCTGATGCGCTCGCCGTCATCCCCCAGCGCATGTGGGGCCAGATGGCCCAGTACCTGCTGGCGGCCATTCCCCTCTTCATCTTCATGGCTTCCATGCTGGAGAAGGCCGGGCTCATCGAGGACATCTTCGAGGTGGCCTACAAGTGGATCGGATGGGTGCCGGGGGGTCTGGCCATCGCGACGGTGGTCGCCTCCACCCTGCTGGGTGCCATGGTGGGGGTCATCGGCGCCTCGGTGGTGACCATGGGGCTCATCGCGATGCCCACCATGCTGCGGCGGGGCTACAGCTCCACCCTGAGCATGGGCTCGGTGATGGCCGGGGGGACGCTGGGGATCCTGATTCCGCCCAGCATCCTCGCGATCATGTACGCGCTGCTGGCCAACCAGTCGGTGGGCGAGCTTTACCTGGGCTCGGTGTTGCCGGGGCTTCTGCTCTCCGGCCTCTACAGCCTCTTCATCCTGGTGTACGCCTGGATGCGGCCGGGTCTGGCCCCCCGCCTCTCCCGGGAAGAGCTGCCGGGCCTGCGGGACCGGCTCCGCCTGCTCGGGGGCATCTGGGCGCCGTTGCTCCTGGTCTTCCTGGTGCTGGGGACCATCTTCCTCGGCATAGCGGCCCCAACGGAGGCCGCGGCGGTAGGCGCCTCCGGGGCCATCGCGGTGGCGGCTCTCCACCGCAAGCTGAGCTGGGCCACCCTGCGTGACGCCCTGGAGCAGACGGCCCGATCGACGGCCATGGTGCTTTGGATCGTCTTCGGGGCCAGCGCCTTCGTGGCCTTCTACGTGGCCTCCGGCGGGGACGCCTTCGTGCGTGACCTCCTCCTGGGGATGGGTCTCTCGCCCACGGGGATCCTGATAGTCATGATGGGCATCCTGATCCTCCTGGGCATGTTCCTGGACTGGGTTGGGATCCTCTACCTGGCCGTGCCCATCTTCCTGCCCATCATCCACGAGCTGGGCTTCAACCCACTCTGGTTCGGCGTCGTCTACCTGGTGAACATGCAGATCGCCTTCCTGAGCCCGCCCTTCGGGTACGCCCTTTTCTACCTGCGGGGGATCTCGCCCGAGAACCAGATGGGCACCATCTACCGGTCGGCGCTGCCCTTCCTGGCGATCCAGGTGGTGGGGCTGATCGTCGTCATCTTGGTACCCCAGCTGGCCACCTGGCTTCCGGGGTTGGTGTACGGGAAGTAG